Proteins from a genomic interval of Pseudodesulfovibrio nedwellii:
- a CDS encoding peptidoglycan-binding domain-containing protein has translation MNIKSIFLFIALLVILGFTSGCVTSGSSTKAPATPAYQPQITGEKSLYPDEQVAVTTLALAKKGILPQNGVISMAPDATVTLAQPASGFSVTQEGVTGIRQLQNGDIAVEVLCEYQDSLGRKASMLDMVTYTLRHPTGQEATTVSKNMVAEYKTTMENCTPEMQQQTMESIKTFQTSAGLTPDGVLGPQTAMAMAQGMEFQEFTGLISAPIYSTTPRFEIYFIDEVVAKSAPDTYLKGFNSLETVRIKAIPAAQFAARAKSGGKYLALIYFMDQLPKDTPIQIGLSEFSTRKDNDRKATMKPMYATGRDWPVVVAPFSLKKVNSKLYAHVLISGKIAGTTKLK, from the coding sequence ATGAACATCAAATCCATCTTTCTCTTCATTGCGCTTTTGGTAATCCTAGGCTTCACCTCAGGATGTGTTACTAGCGGTTCATCAACAAAGGCTCCGGCTACACCGGCTTATCAACCGCAAATAACTGGCGAAAAATCCCTTTATCCAGATGAACAAGTAGCTGTGACGACGCTGGCATTGGCAAAAAAAGGAATTCTTCCACAAAACGGCGTTATCTCCATGGCTCCAGATGCGACAGTGACACTCGCCCAACCCGCATCTGGATTTTCCGTTACTCAGGAAGGCGTCACTGGTATTCGCCAGCTTCAAAACGGCGACATTGCCGTGGAAGTCTTATGCGAATACCAAGACTCGCTGGGTCGAAAAGCCTCCATGCTTGATATGGTGACGTACACCCTTCGCCACCCCACGGGACAGGAAGCAACAACAGTGTCTAAAAATATGGTCGCCGAATATAAGACCACCATGGAAAACTGCACACCGGAAATGCAACAACAAACCATGGAATCTATCAAGACTTTCCAGACTTCAGCAGGACTCACTCCAGATGGTGTCCTCGGCCCGCAAACAGCCATGGCAATGGCACAAGGGATGGAATTCCAGGAATTCACTGGATTGATATCTGCTCCGATATATTCAACAACCCCACGATTTGAAATATACTTCATTGATGAAGTCGTGGCGAAAAGTGCACCGGACACATATCTTAAAGGATTCAACAGCTTGGAAACAGTAAGAATCAAAGCAATTCCTGCTGCCCAATTCGCTGCTAGAGCAAAAAGCGGTGGAAAATATCTCGCTCTGATTTACTTTATGGATCAACTCCCGAAAGACACCCCGATCCAGATTGGACTCTCAGAGTTCAGCACCAGAAAAGACAATGACAGAAAAGCCACTATGAAACCGATGTACGCCACAGGACGGGATTGGCCTGTTGTCGTCGCGCCATTCAGTTTAAAAAAAGTCAACTCCAAACTATACGCTCATGTGTTGATCAGTGGGAAAATAGCCGGAACAACAAAATTAAAATAG